GTTTATAGGATCATGTGTCCTGTCTCATTCTCCACTCACTCAACCTCTCAGCCAGGCCCCAGTGTGCTGATGGTGGTATAGCTTAGCCGGGACAGTGAAGCAATGGAAGGGGTAGGAGGATCCTCATCCGGAAGAGGCCGGGGGCGAGCTCGTGGAGGCCGTGGGCAACAGCGGGCACATGTGTCCAGGCAGGCCTGGCGAAAGCGGCGGTGCATGAAACAGTAGACCAGGGGTTGACACAGGCAGAGCATAGCTCAGCAAGTGGATGAAAGAGATGGGGGCCCCTGAGAGTGCTCTGTGTGCCCCTGGACCATCGAAGGCACGCCACGTGTTGGCGCTGTACACTGGCAGCcaacacaggaagaaaagcacAACAATCACCAGCAGCATTCGCACCACACGTTTCTTAGCCAGCAGCTTGGCCTGGTTGGCCGAGggcctggccctggcccaggAGTGGGCGTGGTCAGCGCTGTCATCTCCAGTCGGGAACGCGGAAGTTGCACGTAGCAGCCATCactgtcttccccagggaggctAGTCTCAGGACGGCAAGCCCCGTTCTGGTGGACAGGCCCtgagcacagagcacagaagGTGCGATCGAAGCAGAAGAGACTCCTCTCATATTGCAGCCCAACTTTCACTCGAAGCCCCTTCTCCACAGCTTTCACCATGGGCTCCCGCCTCCTTTCAGATCCACCCACTAAGGAGGTCATGCCCATCACCAAAGCCCCGCCCCTCGTGCATTTCACCTACCTGGTGCTGCCCACCCGGCAGGCCTCCTTGGTTTCGGACCCTGCTTTGGGTCTCACTGTCGTCACCATCAAAGCGAAGCCCAAGGTAGAGCTCGCGAGAGATGAGCCCGTAGGCCACCGCCATAACCACACCCGGGACGAAGAACAAAAGTATTAGCAGCAACACTGACCTGGAGACATAAAACAAACCAATCACCGTCTCTCATGCGGCCAGTTACAGGTAGAAGAAGAGTGAAAAACTCAACTGTGGCCATGTGGCTGAGACAGGGTAGATTTGGGGATGCCACTGGGAAAGGCAAGAGACTGGCGAGGGGCCCAAATTGGAATTCCAAATGTGGGGGTGCAGAATGGGGCTTGGCGGGAAAAATCTTGGAGGAACTGGAGGACTGCTCTGGGGAAGGGGTGTAAGCTTCGGATGAAGATGGAAAAAGGACTTTCTAAGATAGGGTGGGGGGGCGCCCTCACCAGGTCTGGCGGACACGAGCACTGGGCCAGCGATGCACGCACTGCAGCACTCGAGGCCCCACTGGCTGCACTGCGGTGTACACAGGATAAGGTATCATAAGTAGTCCAGACAGTAGCCATGTGGCTAAGATCACCCGCGCTGCGTGGGAGCGTGTCTGCCACACCCGTGCTTGCAGTGGTCTGCAGATGGCGCTGTACCGCTCCAGGGCTATGGCCACGAGATTTAGCGTGGACACACTCACTGACACCCCTAAGCAAGGTGAGAGGAAACGGTCACCTGGGAAACACACACCCTGCATGCTCACCAGTATGATTTTCCTGATTTCCCATCAGGAAAAATCCTTATATTTGTCAAGTACTTTAAGAAGGAAGAGGGCCAAGGGGAGATGTGTTTGTCTCACCTACCCATGAGGTAGGAAACAGCCTTGCAGATGACTGTGCCGAAGATGAATGTGCCCATGAGGTTGGGCAGGAGTGTGAAGGGCATGCAAGCCACAGCCAGCAGGAGGTCGCTGACTGCCAGGGAGAGCAGGAAGGCGTTGGTGACAGTTCTCAGGCGCCGGCTCAGTCCCAGGACCACGATGATgagcacatttcctccaacactCATCAGAAAGATCACCGCATAAAGGGTGACTCTAATGGCCAGCTCCAATTCTAGGCAGAAGAGAGGTGGTTGTAGGAGGATTTGAGCACCATTCATTCAGACCCCCAGTCCCATTTACCCCCAGACCATAATATCCCGTTAGATCCTGACATCCTGAGAACACTCTCTCTAACCCTAAGGGACTATGTAGTACATGATGGCAGTAAATGCTTCACCATCATAAATGCTGAGGCTTAGTTGAGTTGGCCCAACTCTACTATTCCTTAGAATCCTCTCTCATTGTGGTTGGTTCCATGCTTGTTTCTTTGCAAAGGCTTTAGGACCTATTCCCATCACTGGTTGGATACTTCTCAAGATCACTAATCTGTAGACACCAGATTGAAAGTTCCTTCTCTGACCATTCCATTGGACTTCCTTGCACCCTTGACCACCCACTCCCCTTAGAACAATGTTGGATCATGTCTGTgttctctaaaaaacaaacaacagaaaacaaaacaaagccagccTCTCCCCAACTACAAAAGAGAAAAGCCGTTCACTACTCTGTACTATCTACACCCCCTCCTCCAGGACTGTCACCTCCTCTCAGTGCTGCACCCACTCAAGCCACTCGATGACTCAGTTTCTTGAATGCATCATGAGCACTCCTGACTCCCTTCTCAAGCTGATTTCTCAGGCTTGGAATGAATACTCTGTCATAAACCCCTGCTTCCACCCCAATCACAAACATTTCCTAAACTGGTAAATGCCTGTAAATCCCTCATCTACCGAGAACCAGATTGATTGCCACTGCTTTGGAAAGCTATCCTGAGCATCTCATTTGAACTAATCTCCCACTCCTTTGACCCATGCATGTTCCATATTCCCTACACATTTGTTAGAttccccccttttcctctctgagTTGTGCTTTAATATTCTCCAAAGATTCATCCGTACTCAGTAAACCTTTGCAGGGGACTCCCTTTGTGTCAGGCACTGGGGACAAAGAGGTGACTGACAAATTCCCTGCCATTTGAGAGTTTACAGTAGAGAGGGAATCTGAGATGCTTAAACAGATAATTGCCACACAGTATGATAAGAAGTGTGGTTGAGAGATGTACAAGAAGCTGTGGGATCCCCAGGAGGGACCAGTGTTTCTGGATGAGTCAGAAGGGCTAGAAGGTGACCAATTCATTTGTGTCATTGTCTATTGGGAGATAGACTCATCCTAGCTAGGACTTTTATATCATAAACATGCAAACCTGAACAAAATGGATTGAACTGAAGTGGACTGAGTCATCCATATCCATGGCCTCAGTGTCAGGGAGATGGGAGCTTGAAGAGAGAAAGCCTCCTAcactgtgggggcaggaggggtCCAGAGGTACAGCCTTCTCTTCTTTAACTGCCCAGCTTTCTTCTCTTATCTGACTCTTGGCTTAGTTTCCAAACTCTATTGCTGCCTCATAATGAATAACTAGCTTATTTAGAAGTTGTTCTATTTATTAGACAATAGATACGTTCTATTTGTTAGAAACCCtcaaaacaggggctggagagcaggCTTAGCTCTAAAGAACATTTCTATGTTGgttggctcacagctgtctgtaattccagatctTGGATATTGGGAACCCCATGCTCTATTTTGCATACACTAgtgtacacacacttacacacacacacacacacacacacacacacacacactattactactactaccactaccACTACTAAAACGACTactactgatgatgatgatgatgatgatgatgatgatgataaaataaatctttaaaaaagattttttccaaACAGGACTTAGCAGTAATATTACTTGCTTAGATCTCAGGATTCCTGAAATGTTTTGCCTCTTACAGCTGCCTTAGGCCatactatttctttcttcttcccatcaaaTCTCAATCTAAATACCTCTTTGCCCCTGCCTCTATATTCCATCATGGCACCTCACTCTATTGTTCCTCTCTTTTCTACCTGTGTATCTTAGGAGACACACGTTGGAGGTCTTGGTGGACCAATAGCAGATGACAGGCTGATTTTGATACAGTACTCTTGCCTTCCTATGTCTATTTTTCaagcttcctcctccttctcctctccctctacttcctccttctccccttcctcttcctcctcttctttttaacaGGGTCTCCTTACATAGTCTTGGATGTCcaggagctctctatgtagactaggctggctatGAACTAACAATATCCtattgcctctacctcctgagtgctaggagtatGGTGTGTGCACCATACCTGGCTCAAACTATGTTTCTTTCACAGGGACAGATTATGGAAGGCTTATGTGTGATAAATTTGAAGtgcatgaggtgtgtgtgtgtgtgtgtgtgtgtgtgtgtgtgtgtgtgtgtacagggacAATAAAAAACACTAGAATAAAAAAAACACTAGATCTTCGTCCGAGAGGCCCTTGGACCTGGTAGAGGAAGGAACAGGTGACCCTTTTTGTACTCTTTGTTTTCTCTAAGTTCActttcttctgtctctacccATCCTAACCTCTTTTGTTCCCCATCTTTCTCACATCATCCTCTGGATCTCTCTTTAACTAATTCTTAGTGTAATTACTACACTCTGACTGTATAGCACTTTGTGTCTCACCCATTAATGCAATTGATACACACCATATGTGTGCCCTTGAGCTTGGCTATTGGTGGTCCAAGAAGATGAAACTAGGCTTCCCCTTTACAAAATTTTTAATATACTTGGAGTTTTCTGGAAACAAGAGGATAAAGTCACAGTATGACAAACTATGTATACCAAATGTGTGAACATGTAGAGTGTGTGAGTATGAAGAGAGATGAGAGactgtaaatgtgtgtgtttattagtgtgtgagcatgtgagtgtgttagtgtgtgagcgtgtgtgtgtgtgtgtgtgtgtgtgtgtgtgtgtgtggtcatccAGATGATGGCAGAGAAGCATGAGATCAAGGATCCAGTCAACATCTGAAACAAATGATAGACTtgagctgaggatgtggctcgGTTAGTAGAGTGTTTACCTGGTATGCCCAGAGCCCAGGGTTTGGTCCCTGATACCCTCTAACCAGaatgtgatggcacatgcttgtaattccaagGATTGGAGGcagggatcacaagttcaagaccagcctaagcaCATGATAGCATattaacaaacaaaagaaaacaaaaataaacacggTTTTCTAAGAAAAGTATCACAGGAACTGAAGTAGCCAATGTCTTCACCTGGTGTTCTATGTCTGGTTACTCATGAACAGAGACATCAGTGTAATACTCATGTATATCTCTCTGTGGTGAGCGTGGGTAGTGTTCAACTAACTGAGGGAAATAGATGGTACATGGGAGACATCTGAGTGTCAGTGGCACTAAGT
The sequence above is drawn from the Peromyscus leucopus breed LL Stock chromosome 1, UCI_PerLeu_2.1, whole genome shotgun sequence genome and encodes:
- the Cckbr gene encoding LOW QUALITY PROTEIN: gastrin/cholecystokinin type B receptor (The sequence of the model RefSeq protein was modified relative to this genomic sequence to represent the inferred CDS: inserted 3 bases in 2 codons); this translates as MELLKLNRSMQGPGPGPGSSSLCRPGVPLLNSSNSGNLSCEPPRLRGTGTRELELAIRVTLYAVIFLMSVGGNVLIIVVLGLSRRLRTVTNAFLLSLAVSDLLLAVACMPFTLLPNLMGTFIFGTVICKAVSYLMGVSVSVSTLNLVAIALERYSAICRPLQARVWQTRSHAARVILATWLLSGLLMIPYPVYTAVQPVGPRVLQCVHRWPSARVRQTWSVLLLILLFFVPGVVMAVAYGLISRELYLGLRFDGDDSETQSRVRNQGGLPGGQHQVGEMHEGRGFGDGHDLLTVEKGLRVKVGLQYERSLFCFDRTFCALCSGPVHQNGACRPETSLPGEDSDGCYVQLPRSRLEMTALTTPTPGPGPGPRPXQAKLLAKKRVVRMLLVIVVLFFLCWLPVYSANTWRAFDGPGAHRALSGAPISFIHLLSYAXCLCQPLVYCFMHRRFRQACLDTCARCCPRPPRARPRPLPDEDPPTPSIASLSRLSYTTISTLGPG